The following are from one region of the Gossypium hirsutum isolate 1008001.06 chromosome D03, Gossypium_hirsutum_v2.1, whole genome shotgun sequence genome:
- the LOC107949497 gene encoding probable membrane-associated kinase regulator 2 yields the protein MEAFSLLKYWRGGGSDGTNACVNTRSSASSGCTTTTIVTAATTHLAVDTDDDDDGPFFDLEFSVPDEDESEDNEEDNVEDDESEVDTKPDGGCSDGESETEFDFAVPVESNSSLESKPQQCTVSLLKSAAKVRVFLLKLKKTKLNSNEKTEPPKKQVGNDSTNKKYNKNRFFTVKFKVEEVPIMSLFSKDNGKSQKQQSSDGSVSDEKRFSKDVMQRYLKKVKPLYVKVSRRYGEKLKFSGQLNPPSTVAKEPVGENEVHLKSSKRVNVPAGLRVVCKHLGSNRSASSAVAAAPPPSSVVSSKRRDDSQLQQEDGVQSAILHCKRSFNRSPDSSMSSSSNEKSE from the exons ATGGAAGCTTTTAGCTTGCTTAAGTATTGGCGAGGCGGCGGCAGCGACGGTACCAATGCTTGTGTTAACACACGTTCCTCCGCCAGTTCTGGTTGCACAACGACCACGATTGTCACGGCGGCCACTACTCATCTGGCAGTGGATACTGACGACGACGACGATGGACCTTTCTTTGACTTAGAATTTTCAGTTCCTGATGAGGATGAATCTGAGGACAACGAAGAAGATaatgttgaagatgatgaaagTGAGGTTGATACCAAACCTGACGGTGGTTGCTCCGATGGTGAAAGTGAAACCGAGTTCGACTTTGCAGTACCCGTTGAGTCGAACTCTTCTTTGGAGTCAAAGCCTCAACAATGCACTGTCTCATTGTTGAAATCAGCTGCTAAGGTTCGTGTTTTTTTGTTGAAGTTGAAGAAGACGAAGCTTAACTCAAATGAAAAAACAGAGCCGCCAAAAAAGCAAGTAGGAAACGACAGTACTAACAAGAAGTACAACAAGAACAGGTTTTTTACAGTGAAGTTCAAGGTTGAAGAGGTTCCTATAATGTCTCTGTTCTCCAAAGACAACGGTAAGTCTCAAAAACAGCAAAGCTCCGACGGTTCTGTTTCCGATGAAAAGAGATTCTCCAAAGATGTAATGCAACGATACTTAAAGAAAGTCAAGCCACTTTATGTTAAGGTTTCGAGAAGGTACGGTGAGAAATTAAAGTTTTCAGGGCAGTTAAACCCACCGTCTACGGTGGCTAAAGAACCAGTTGGAGAGAATGAGGTGCACTTGAAGAGCAGCAAGCGTGTGAATGTTCCAGCGGGACTTAGAGTGGTTTGTAAGCATTTGGGAAGTAATAGATCAGCTTCCTCCGCCGTAGCGGCTGCTCCTCCTCCGTCGTCGGTGGTTTCGTCCAAGAGGAGAGATGATTCTCAGTTGCAGCAAGAGGACGGCGTTCAAAGCGCCATCTTGCATTGCAAAAGATCTTTCAATCGTTCTCCAG ATTCTTCCATGTCGTCAAGCTCTAATGAAAAATCGGAGTAA